Genomic segment of Brassica oleracea var. oleracea cultivar TO1000 unplaced genomic scaffold, BOL UnpScaffold02820, whole genome shotgun sequence:
TGTCGTTGTTCAACGCAATCACGCAAAGCCAATCACGGAGATTGTACTTTCTCAAATATATCTGGTCAGATACTTGGAAGTTCCTCAAAATGAAAATCGTGATGTACCATTTGGAGAGGTTGGGAGCGGTGATGACGATAACGGTGATCTTGCCTTTGTCTCTCTCGCATAATGGAAACGGTGTCACTAAGAGTTCCGGCTTGGCGCCGACTTTGATTTGTTCCTGAAGAAACTTCTCAAGCGTGGAGAAATCCATGTTCGTATCATCAGCTGGTTTAGAGCAATCAATAACAAAAACCACTCACTTGACTTAACGGCCACTCCTCGAGCATGCACACGACAATTTGTAACTCTAGCTGAAA
This window contains:
- the LOC106321746 gene encoding 60S ribosomal protein L22-3-like, coding for MDFSTLEKFLQEQIKVGAKPELLVTPFPLCERDKGKITVIVITAPNLSKWYITIFILRNFQVSDQIYLRKYNLRDWLCVIALNNDKDRSDLFKKLQKKKAFSMMYKERRAATTSLISMYCQTDCKKDVCLVP